The following are encoded together in the Thermomonas brevis genome:
- a CDS encoding entericidin A/B family lipoprotein: protein MKLAVLALTCMAFLAGCNTIAGAGKDIQKAGEKIEGAAK from the coding sequence ATGAAACTGGCCGTGCTGGCGCTGACCTGCATGGCCTTCTTGGCCGGTTGCAACACCATTGCCGGCGCCGGCAAGGACATCCAGAAGGCCGGCGAGAAGATCGAGGGCGCGGCGAAGTAA
- a CDS encoding entericidin A/B family lipoprotein, with translation MKRMFATLILVMFVSAGLTACNTMAGAGKDVQKAGEKVEQKAEDCKDMKC, from the coding sequence ATGAAGCGCATGTTCGCCACGCTCATTCTGGTCATGTTCGTCAGCGCGGGCCTCACGGCTTGCAACACGATGGCCGGTGCCGGCAAGGACGTGCAGAAGGCCGGCGAGAAGGTCGAGCAGAAGGCCGAAGACTGCAAGGACATGAAGTGCTGA
- a CDS encoding DUF421 domain-containing protein, producing the protein MNELFQLSAPWWVFVLRATAVYVLVMLLVRVSGKRAVGQFTPFDLVLLILIGNAVQNGINGGDNSLTGAAIMAVTLIVLNYTVALLTSRSRRAERLLEGVPVVLARDGKVFDRVLRRELVSSEDFAEALRSNQIEDIGEVRLALLETNGHITVIARNRD; encoded by the coding sequence ATGAACGAGCTGTTCCAGCTGTCTGCGCCGTGGTGGGTGTTCGTGTTGCGGGCGACGGCGGTCTACGTGCTGGTGATGCTGCTGGTGCGGGTGTCGGGCAAGCGGGCGGTGGGACAGTTCACGCCGTTCGACCTGGTGCTGCTGATCCTGATCGGCAACGCGGTGCAGAACGGCATCAACGGTGGCGACAACTCGCTGACCGGCGCGGCGATCATGGCGGTGACGCTGATCGTGCTGAACTACACGGTGGCGCTGCTGACCTCGCGCAGCCGCCGGGCGGAACGGTTGCTCGAAGGCGTGCCGGTAGTGCTGGCGCGCGACGGCAAGGTGTTCGACCGCGTATTGCGGCGCGAGCTGGTCAGCAGCGAAGACTTCGCCGAGGCGCTGCGCAGCAACCAGATCGAGGACATCGGCGAGGTCCGCCTCGCGCTGCTGGAGACCAACGGCCACATCACGGTGATCGCGCGCAACCGGGATTGA